The proteins below come from a single Serratia fonticola genomic window:
- the mgtA gene encoding magnesium-translocating P-type ATPase: MTHIKENSRRRDKQREPYAIALEAKNSLDQTLANLNCNRIGLTQEDAQERLQYFGSNQVAHEKAPHALVQLVTAFNNPFIFVLMVLAGISFFTDYWLPMQNGEETDLTGVIIILIMVALSGLLRFWQEYRTNKAAESLKSMVRTTATVLRRSNFSTQALAVEIPIRELVPGDIIQLSAGDMVPADLRLLSSRDLFISQAILTGEAIPIEKYDALADVSQKSSEIDASSESELLELANICLMGTNVASGTATAVVVATGGRTYFGSLAKSIVGTRSQTAFDRGVNSVSWLLIRFMLVMVPIVLLINGFTKGDWTEAALFALAVAVGLTPEMLPMIVSSNLAKGAIAMARRKVVVKRLNAIQNFGAMDVLCTDKTGTLTQDRIILEHHLDVNGSKDNHVLHLAWLNSFHQSGMKNLMDQAVIRFGQGQPGVEALGRYSKVDELPFDFIRRRLSIVVQDEQQRQLLICKGAVEEMLEIATHVRVGQEVLVLDEARRADLQALACQYNEDGFRVLVLATRDLGLEGCTLPLSIVDERDLVIEGLLTFLDPPKESAREAIAALQENGVAVKVLTGDNPVITCKICRDVGLEPGTPLSGLEIEQMDDAHLMREVEQRTVFTKLTPLQKSRVLKMLQANGHTVGFLGDGINDAPALRDADVGISVDTGTDIAKESADIILLEKNLMVLEEGVIKGRETFGNIIKYLNMTASSNFGNVFSVLVASAFIPFLPMLAIHLLLQNLMYDISQLSLPWDKMDKEFLRKPRKWDAKNIGRFMLWIGPTSSIFDITTYALMWFVFAANSVEHQALFQSGWFIEGLLSQTLVVHMLRTQKIPFIQSTAALPVLLTTGIIMALGIYIPFSPLGAWVGLQPLPWEYFPWLVATLVSYCVVAQLMKRFYIRRFGKWF, from the coding sequence ATGACCCATATTAAAGAAAATAGCCGCCGCCGTGATAAACAGCGCGAGCCGTATGCCATTGCTCTCGAGGCAAAGAACAGCCTCGATCAAACGTTGGCTAATTTAAACTGTAACCGCATCGGATTAACTCAGGAAGATGCCCAGGAACGTTTGCAGTATTTCGGTAGTAATCAGGTTGCCCATGAGAAGGCACCGCATGCGCTGGTGCAGTTAGTCACCGCGTTTAACAACCCGTTTATCTTTGTGCTGATGGTGCTGGCTGGGATCAGTTTCTTTACTGATTACTGGTTGCCCATGCAAAACGGTGAGGAGACCGATCTTACCGGCGTCATCATTATCCTGATCATGGTTGCGTTGAGTGGTTTGCTGCGTTTCTGGCAGGAATACCGCACCAATAAAGCGGCCGAATCACTTAAATCGATGGTACGTACTACGGCAACGGTGTTGCGCCGTAGTAATTTCAGCACTCAGGCGTTAGCGGTGGAAATTCCCATTCGCGAGTTGGTTCCGGGCGACATTATTCAGCTCTCCGCCGGGGATATGGTACCCGCGGACCTCCGCTTGCTTAGCTCACGCGATCTGTTTATCAGCCAGGCCATCTTGACCGGCGAAGCTATTCCGATCGAAAAATACGATGCCTTGGCCGACGTGAGCCAAAAGTCCAGCGAGATCGATGCCTCCAGCGAAAGCGAACTGCTGGAGTTGGCCAATATTTGCCTGATGGGCACCAACGTGGCCAGCGGAACGGCGACGGCGGTGGTGGTCGCAACCGGTGGCCGCACCTACTTTGGCTCCCTGGCTAAGTCGATCGTCGGTACCCGTTCGCAAACTGCCTTTGACCGTGGAGTAAACAGCGTTAGCTGGCTGCTGATCCGCTTTATGTTGGTGATGGTGCCGATCGTCTTGCTGATTAACGGTTTCACTAAGGGAGACTGGACGGAGGCGGCCCTGTTTGCCTTGGCGGTCGCCGTGGGGCTGACGCCGGAAATGCTGCCGATGATCGTCAGCTCGAACCTGGCGAAAGGCGCAATTGCCATGGCGCGCCGCAAGGTGGTGGTCAAACGGCTGAATGCGATCCAGAACTTTGGCGCGATGGACGTGCTCTGTACCGATAAAACCGGCACCCTGACGCAGGATCGCATCATTCTGGAACATCATCTGGATGTGAATGGCAGCAAGGATAACCACGTGCTGCATTTAGCCTGGTTGAACAGCTTCCATCAGAGCGGCATGAAGAACCTGATGGATCAGGCGGTGATCCGTTTTGGCCAGGGCCAGCCAGGCGTTGAGGCGTTGGGGCGCTACAGCAAGGTTGATGAGCTGCCGTTTGATTTTATACGTCGTCGCTTGTCGATCGTGGTACAGGATGAACAACAGCGCCAACTGCTGATTTGCAAAGGTGCAGTTGAAGAGATGTTGGAGATCGCCACTCACGTCCGTGTCGGGCAGGAGGTGTTGGTGCTTGACGAGGCTCGCCGTGCCGATTTGCAGGCTTTGGCGTGCCAGTATAATGAAGATGGTTTCCGCGTGCTGGTGCTGGCAACGCGAGATCTGGGTCTGGAAGGTTGCACTCTGCCACTGAGCATTGTGGATGAACGCGATCTGGTGATCGAAGGCCTGCTGACCTTCCTCGATCCGCCAAAAGAGAGCGCTCGTGAAGCGATTGCTGCCCTGCAGGAAAATGGCGTAGCGGTGAAAGTGCTGACCGGCGACAACCCGGTAATCACCTGTAAAATCTGCCGTGATGTCGGCCTGGAACCGGGAACTCCGCTCTCCGGCCTGGAGATTGAACAGATGGACGATGCCCATCTGATGCGTGAAGTTGAGCAGCGTACGGTATTCACCAAGCTGACGCCGCTGCAAAAATCACGCGTGCTGAAAATGTTGCAGGCTAATGGCCACACCGTGGGCTTCCTGGGGGATGGCATTAACGACGCCCCGGCGTTACGCGATGCCGACGTGGGCATTTCTGTCGATACAGGTACTGACATCGCCAAGGAATCTGCCGATATCATCCTGTTGGAAAAGAACCTGATGGTGCTGGAAGAAGGGGTGATCAAAGGGCGTGAAACCTTCGGCAATATCATCAAGTATCTGAACATGACCGCCAGCTCCAACTTCGGCAACGTGTTCTCTGTGCTGGTGGCCAGTGCGTTTATTCCGTTCCTGCCGATGCTGGCGATCCACCTGCTGTTACAGAACCTGATGTACGATATTTCCCAGCTTTCCCTGCCGTGGGACAAGATGGACAAAGAGTTCCTGCGTAAACCCCGCAAATGGGATGCCAAGAATATTGGTCGCTTTATGCTGTGGATTGGGCCGACGTCGTCGATTTTCGACATCACTACCTATGCGTTGATGTGGTTCGTGTTTGCCGCCAATAGCGTAGAGCATCAAGCTCTGTTCCAGTCCGGCTGGTTTATTGAAGGATTGCTGTCTCAGACACTGGTAGTGCATATGCTGCGTACCCAGAAGATCCCGTTCATTCAGAGCACGGCGGCGCTGCCGGTGTTGTTGACCACCGGGATTATTATGGCACTCGGTATCTATATTCCGTTCTCGCCGCTCGGGGCATGGGTCGGGTTGCAACCGCTGCCGTGGGAGTATTTCCCTTGGCTGGTGGCCACGCTGGTCAGCTACTGTGTGGTGGCGCAATTGATGAAGCGTTTCTACATCCGCCGCTTTGGCAAGTGGTTCTAA
- a CDS encoding MgtC family protein — MAMTPFILNLFLAMGLGAVIGAERQWRQRMAGLRTNSLVATGAAVFILSSFDTEPSSAGRIAAQIVSGIGFLGAGVIMREGLNIRGLNTAATLWCSAAIGVLCGLGQHWEAVCATLVILCANILLREAAQRINLQPQQQAVDLELRYRVQVTCGEQDEILVRTLILQALNGVALRLQSLRSADIAIPGQLEVCAEIVANPAAQKEIEGIVCRISLERSVSAVHWRVASELPV, encoded by the coding sequence ATGGCTATGACTCCTTTTATCCTGAATTTATTCCTGGCAATGGGCCTGGGTGCCGTTATTGGTGCCGAGCGTCAATGGCGTCAGCGTATGGCGGGCTTGCGTACCAATTCTTTGGTTGCGACCGGGGCCGCAGTGTTTATCCTGAGCTCTTTTGACACCGAGCCTTCCAGCGCGGGGCGTATTGCGGCGCAGATCGTTTCCGGTATCGGTTTTCTCGGTGCCGGTGTGATTATGCGGGAAGGGCTGAATATCCGCGGCCTGAACACGGCGGCCACCTTGTGGTGCTCTGCGGCCATCGGCGTGCTATGTGGCCTGGGGCAGCATTGGGAAGCCGTCTGCGCCACCCTGGTGATCCTGTGTGCCAATATCCTGCTGCGTGAAGCGGCGCAGCGCATTAACCTGCAACCCCAGCAGCAGGCGGTGGATCTGGAGCTGCGTTATCGCGTCCAGGTCACCTGCGGGGAGCAGGATGAAATCCTGGTTCGCACCCTGATCCTTCAGGCATTGAACGGCGTGGCATTACGTCTGCAATCGCTGCGTAGCGCCGATATTGCCATTCCTGGTCAGTTGGAAGTCTGTGCGGAAATTGTGGCTAATCCGGCCGCGCAAAAAGAGATTGAGGGTATTGTCTGCCGGATTAGTTTAGAACGCAGCGTGAGTGCCGTGCATTGGCGCGTGGCGTCAGAATTACCCGTTTAA
- a CDS encoding LysR substrate-binding domain-containing protein, which produces MNERLPLHILPTFVIAAQLENLRATAQRVSLTHGAVSQQIQQLEQAIGYPLFDRFGRGVRLNAAGRELLAATEPALLALQQGVDRARRVAVSQMLRISVLPSFAHYWLLPRLAEFHRACPGIRLDIDASLVIQDLGRKGFDAAIRIGDGQWPGVQAQRIASGVVLPVATPELARQWQEAFDAGDPQIPLLEHDVTPWHSWFSTVGRIGGGQQLALFNDAGLLLRAAEQGFGIALVKAVLAQDAITAGRLVPLAAALHLNDSDVYLVWPQTAGLTPEVAALLSWLQQRLVA; this is translated from the coding sequence ATGAATGAACGTCTTCCTCTGCATATTTTGCCAACCTTTGTGATCGCTGCCCAGTTGGAGAATTTGCGTGCCACGGCGCAACGCGTCAGCCTGACTCATGGTGCCGTTAGCCAACAAATTCAGCAGCTCGAACAGGCTATTGGCTACCCACTCTTTGACCGCTTCGGGCGTGGGGTACGGCTGAATGCTGCGGGGCGCGAACTGCTGGCGGCAACTGAGCCTGCCTTACTCGCTTTGCAACAGGGCGTTGACCGAGCCAGACGGGTAGCGGTCAGCCAGATGTTGCGCATCAGCGTGCTGCCTTCCTTTGCGCATTACTGGTTGTTGCCCAGATTGGCGGAGTTTCATCGTGCTTGTCCTGGGATCCGGTTGGATATTGACGCCTCGCTGGTGATTCAGGATCTCGGCCGCAAAGGATTCGATGCCGCGATCCGCATTGGTGATGGCCAATGGCCAGGCGTTCAGGCTCAGCGTATCGCCTCAGGAGTGGTGCTGCCGGTAGCGACCCCGGAGCTGGCCAGGCAATGGCAGGAGGCGTTTGATGCTGGAGATCCACAGATCCCGCTGCTTGAGCATGACGTCACTCCCTGGCATAGCTGGTTTAGCACCGTAGGGAGAATTGGCGGTGGGCAACAGTTAGCGCTGTTCAACGATGCAGGGTTACTGCTGCGCGCAGCCGAGCAGGGGTTTGGTATTGCGTTGGTGAAGGCCGTGTTGGCGCAGGATGCGATTACAGCAGGGCGCTTGGTGCCATTGGCGGCTGCGCTGCATTTGAACGATAGCGATGTCTATCTGGTGTGGCCACAAACCGCCGGTTTAACGCCTGAGGTAGCAGCGTTACTGAGCTGGTTACAACAACGGCTCGTAGCGTAG
- a CDS encoding pyridoxal phosphate-dependent decarboxylase family protein, protein MHPRLQQDLDDLPRILDHTNQLAQGFLASLSQRPVCPPLAEQQLQTGDDRLAEEGCGALAALEEFWQRYEAGLSGSAGPRYFGFVTGGSTPAALAADWLVSTADQNSQLSNDTVAAAIELATIEQLKTLLQLPTDFSGSFVSGATMANFTGIAIGRQWLGQQRGIDVAQLGLAALGPIQVLSANAHASSVKALSMLGIGRDALKSIASQADCEAIDIEALERHLAATPDIPTIVLASAGTVNTGVFDDLPRLLALRARYPFWLHVDAAFGGIAACSPRLAHLLDGWHQADSITVDAHKWLNVPYDSAIQFTRHLALQMQVFQNHSAYLEAPTLRPDNYLHLTPENSRRFRALPLWMALKAYGSSGMREIVERNVTLARYLGDGLAASEGFRLLAPVDLNIVCFALKGVTGDATAARNRFIDRLDRHGLVRCTPTSYAGQPGIRAALVNWMTEEQDITLALASMQACRAEV, encoded by the coding sequence ATGCACCCACGTTTGCAGCAGGATCTCGACGATTTACCCCGCATACTTGACCATACCAACCAATTGGCGCAGGGCTTCCTTGCCAGCTTGAGCCAGCGCCCGGTATGCCCGCCGTTGGCCGAACAACAGTTGCAAACCGGTGACGATCGGCTGGCCGAAGAGGGTTGCGGGGCATTAGCGGCGTTAGAAGAGTTTTGGCAACGCTATGAGGCTGGCCTTTCCGGCAGTGCCGGGCCGCGTTACTTTGGTTTTGTCACCGGCGGCAGCACCCCTGCGGCGCTGGCTGCCGACTGGTTGGTTAGCACTGCCGACCAGAATAGCCAACTGAGCAATGATACCGTGGCGGCCGCGATCGAACTGGCAACGATTGAGCAATTGAAAACCCTGCTGCAACTGCCCACCGACTTCAGCGGTAGCTTTGTCAGCGGTGCCACCATGGCCAACTTCACCGGGATCGCCATCGGCCGCCAGTGGTTAGGGCAGCAGCGTGGGATCGATGTGGCGCAGCTTGGCTTGGCCGCCTTGGGGCCAATTCAGGTCCTTTCCGCCAATGCCCATGCCAGCAGCGTGAAAGCGCTCAGCATGCTCGGTATTGGGCGTGATGCTTTAAAGTCTATTGCCAGCCAGGCTGATTGCGAAGCTATAGATATCGAAGCGCTGGAGCGTCATCTTGCCGCCACACCAGATATCCCGACGATAGTGCTCGCCAGCGCAGGCACGGTAAACACCGGCGTTTTCGACGATCTGCCCCGCCTGCTGGCACTACGTGCACGCTATCCCTTCTGGTTACATGTTGATGCCGCCTTTGGTGGGATCGCGGCCTGTTCTCCCCGCTTGGCCCATCTGCTGGACGGTTGGCACCAAGCGGACTCAATCACCGTAGATGCCCATAAATGGCTGAATGTCCCTTATGACAGCGCCATTCAATTTACCCGTCACCTGGCATTGCAGATGCAGGTGTTCCAGAATCACTCGGCCTATCTGGAGGCCCCCACGTTGCGCCCAGACAACTATTTGCACCTGACGCCCGAGAACTCGCGGCGTTTTCGTGCCCTGCCCTTGTGGATGGCATTGAAAGCCTACGGCAGCAGCGGTATGCGGGAGATCGTCGAGCGTAACGTGACGTTAGCGCGATATTTAGGTGACGGATTGGCGGCCAGTGAAGGCTTCCGCCTGCTGGCCCCAGTGGATCTGAACATCGTGTGCTTTGCGCTGAAGGGCGTTACAGGCGATGCCACTGCCGCACGCAACCGCTTCATCGATCGTTTGGATCGGCACGGCTTAGTGCGCTGCACGCCCACCAGCTATGCAGGCCAACCGGGTATTCGGGCAGCCCTGGTGAATTGGATGACTGAAGAGCAGGATATTACTTTGGCGTTGGCATCAATGCAGGCTTGTCGGGCTGAGGTCTGA
- a CDS encoding GNAT family N-acetyltransferase, producing MDHNQFGQPIGAALEGWQPAGEPGKQSLQGRFCCLQPMDIARRADELFHAYQLAEDGRDWTYLSSERPTELPVFQQYLQRQLATQGRNTLAVIDATTGKAVGTCAFLNIDQPNGVVELGMINWSPLMKRRAMGSEAIFLMLKHVFDDLGFRRCEWKCDRLNAPSREAALRMGFTFEGTFRQAMTRKGRNRDTDWLSIIDGEWPVLREAFTAWLSPLNITTDGQQKQRLVTFRPQPDKPALMPTPK from the coding sequence GTGGATCACAATCAGTTTGGGCAACCCATTGGTGCAGCGCTTGAGGGCTGGCAACCTGCGGGTGAGCCGGGAAAACAGAGTCTCCAAGGGCGTTTCTGCTGCTTGCAGCCGATGGATATCGCGCGCCGTGCTGATGAGTTGTTTCATGCCTACCAACTGGCGGAAGACGGGCGTGACTGGACCTATTTGTCTAGTGAACGCCCCACGGAGCTGCCTGTTTTCCAGCAGTACTTGCAGCGACAGCTGGCAACCCAGGGTAGAAACACCCTGGCGGTGATCGATGCGACTACCGGTAAAGCGGTCGGCACCTGTGCTTTCTTGAACATCGACCAACCCAACGGGGTGGTCGAGTTGGGGATGATCAACTGGTCACCCTTGATGAAGCGGCGAGCGATGGGGAGTGAAGCCATCTTTCTGATGCTCAAGCACGTTTTTGACGACTTGGGCTTTCGCCGTTGCGAATGGAAATGCGATCGCCTGAATGCCCCCTCTCGCGAGGCTGCACTGCGTATGGGCTTCACCTTTGAGGGGACTTTTCGCCAGGCGATGACCAGAAAGGGGCGCAACCGCGACACGGACTGGCTATCCATCATCGATGGTGAATGGCCGGTATTGCGCGAGGCGTTTACCGCCTGGCTATCGCCGCTGAATATCACAACCGACGGCCAGCAGAAACAACGCCTCGTCACTTTCAGACCTCAGCCCGACAAGCCTGCATTGATGCCAACGCCAAAGTAA
- the rcsA gene encoding transcriptional regulator RcsA codes for MPIIIMDSCSYTRLGLTDYLTSHGLKKRQISAVNHIDGLHEKCAKLKPNMVFLNEDCFIHEADATERIKRVISLNPDTLFFIFMAITNVHFDDYLYVRKNVIISSKSIKPQTMSQLLNHYLERKLVRPEKSSLDQTPVTLSQTESNMLRMWMSGQGTIQISDQMQIKVKTVSSHKGNIKRKIKTHNKQIIYHVVRLTDTLTSGIFVNSR; via the coding sequence ATGCCAATAATCATTATGGATTCATGCAGTTACACTAGATTAGGATTAACTGACTACCTGACGTCGCATGGGTTGAAAAAGCGTCAGATTAGCGCTGTCAATCATATCGACGGTCTGCATGAGAAGTGCGCAAAACTTAAGCCTAATATGGTATTTCTGAATGAAGACTGCTTCATTCATGAAGCGGATGCGACAGAAAGAATAAAACGCGTGATATCTCTTAATCCCGATACTTTATTCTTTATTTTCATGGCCATCACCAACGTACATTTCGACGATTATTTATACGTCCGCAAGAACGTTATCATCTCGTCAAAATCGATTAAACCGCAAACCATGAGCCAGTTGCTTAACCACTACCTCGAAAGAAAGCTGGTTCGCCCGGAAAAAAGCTCCCTGGATCAGACACCTGTCACACTAAGCCAAACCGAGTCAAACATGCTGCGCATGTGGATGTCCGGCCAAGGCACCATCCAGATCTCAGATCAAATGCAGATCAAGGTGAAAACCGTCTCTTCCCACAAGGGAAACATCAAAAGAAAGATCAAAACCCACAACAAGCAGATCATCTACCATGTTGTCCGCCTGACCGACACGCTTACCAGCGGCATTTTTGTCAACAGCCGCTAA
- the dsrB gene encoding protein DsrB: MKVNDLVTVKTDGGPRREGVVLEVEVFNEGTMYLVSLEDYPAGVWFFNEIDSRDGTFVELRSAEQD, translated from the coding sequence ATGAAAGTTAACGATCTGGTGACGGTAAAGACCGACGGCGGCCCTCGTCGGGAAGGGGTAGTGCTGGAAGTGGAAGTGTTTAATGAAGGCACGATGTATCTGGTGTCACTGGAAGATTACCCGGCGGGCGTGTGGTTCTTCAATGAGATCGATAGCCGCGATGGCACCTTTGTAGAATTGCGCAGTGCTGAACAGGATTAA
- the cspE gene encoding transcription antiterminator/RNA stability regulator CspE, with product MSNMIKGQVKWFNESKGFGFITPADGSKDVFVHFSAIQDQGFKTLAEGQNVQFSIENGAKGPSAANVTAI from the coding sequence ATGTCTAACATGATCAAAGGTCAAGTGAAGTGGTTCAACGAGTCTAAAGGTTTTGGTTTCATCACTCCTGCAGACGGCAGCAAAGACGTGTTCGTACACTTCTCTGCAATCCAGGATCAAGGCTTCAAGACCCTGGCTGAAGGCCAGAACGTACAGTTCTCTATCGAGAACGGTGCTAAAGGTCCGTCAGCGGCTAACGTTACCGCTATCTAA
- a CDS encoding ion transporter: MTNKVRKQTLRQRSYQLLFGNQTRIGRRMQLFWVSSALLSVLLLFLEPGGSSVYTPNAQVLHQLLLAEVFFTVIFTAEYLLRLWCTPSKERYAISFFGIVDLLTMLPMYIIWLFPHMAVEYVVLLRVLRILRVLRVLKLLRYMSEMGIVWRSIKLARHKLAMFFGFVGVMLCVFGGLMYAVEGGAGGFTSLAASMYWAVVTLTTVGYGDIVPHTALGRMLASVLILVGYSIIAVPTGILTAYMSQEMRRYREERHCVQCDCGGHETEAKFCKFCGAALPPLSVKSTR; the protein is encoded by the coding sequence ATGACCAACAAAGTGCGCAAACAGACCCTACGCCAGCGTAGCTACCAGCTGTTGTTCGGTAACCAAACCCGAATCGGGCGCAGGATGCAGTTATTCTGGGTGAGTTCGGCGCTGCTCAGCGTGCTGTTGCTGTTTCTCGAACCCGGCGGCAGCTCGGTGTATACCCCCAATGCTCAAGTGCTTCATCAGCTGCTTTTGGCTGAGGTCTTTTTCACCGTCATTTTTACTGCGGAATATCTGTTGCGGCTGTGGTGCACGCCGAGTAAAGAGCGTTATGCCATCAGCTTTTTTGGCATTGTCGATCTGTTGACGATGCTGCCGATGTATATCATCTGGCTATTCCCGCATATGGCGGTGGAGTATGTCGTTCTGCTGCGTGTGTTGCGGATACTGCGCGTGTTGCGAGTCTTGAAACTGTTACGCTACATGAGCGAGATGGGTATTGTCTGGCGCAGCATCAAGCTGGCGCGCCATAAGCTGGCGATGTTCTTTGGCTTTGTCGGCGTGATGCTGTGCGTGTTTGGCGGCTTGATGTACGCGGTGGAAGGGGGCGCTGGCGGATTTACCAGCCTTGCCGCGTCGATGTATTGGGCGGTAGTCACGTTAACCACCGTGGGATACGGCGATATTGTGCCTCATACGGCCTTAGGGCGGATGCTGGCTTCTGTGCTGATCCTGGTTGGGTATTCGATTATTGCGGTGCCTACGGGCATCCTGACCGCCTACATGTCGCAGGAGATGCGGCGCTATCGGGAAGAGCGCCATTGTGTGCAATGCGACTGTGGTGGGCATGAAACCGAGGCGAAGTTTTGTAAATTTTGCGGCGCTGCGTTACCACCATTGTCAGTGAAATCCACAAGATAA
- a CDS encoding NAD(P)H-quinone oxidoreductase, with protein sequence MSSNAQLPENMKVIEISQPGEPEVLVSAERPLPVLAQGEILVKVAAAGVNRPDVMQRRGQYAPPPGASDIPGLEIAGTVVAVGVGVQRYAPGDAVCALIAGGGYAEYCKVHESNALPVPQGFSMIEAAAMPETFFTVWVNVFQRGHLRAGETVLIHGGTSGIGTVATLLAKAFCAYVITTVGSEEKREASLALGADVSINYRTEDFVERTKTATNGKGADVIVDLIAGDYVEKNYRAAAMDGRIVQIGTQNGVVKELNLMPLLLKRLTHTGSTLRARSVEDKAQIAAELELKVWPLLERGELKPQIFQTFPLEQAAQAHALMESSAHIGKIMLTL encoded by the coding sequence ATGTCATCCAACGCACAACTACCTGAAAACATGAAAGTCATCGAAATCAGCCAGCCGGGCGAACCAGAGGTTCTGGTGAGTGCTGAACGCCCGTTACCAGTATTGGCCCAAGGTGAAATACTGGTGAAAGTCGCTGCCGCCGGCGTCAACCGCCCAGATGTTATGCAACGCCGAGGGCAATATGCCCCACCTCCGGGCGCCTCGGACATTCCCGGGTTGGAAATTGCTGGCACGGTGGTGGCCGTTGGCGTTGGGGTACAACGTTATGCCCCGGGTGATGCCGTATGCGCGCTGATCGCCGGTGGGGGCTATGCCGAATACTGTAAAGTGCATGAAAGCAATGCGCTGCCGGTCCCTCAAGGCTTCAGCATGATTGAAGCCGCCGCCATGCCAGAAACCTTCTTCACCGTTTGGGTCAACGTATTTCAACGTGGCCATCTTCGGGCCGGGGAAACCGTGCTGATCCACGGTGGTACGTCAGGCATTGGCACGGTTGCCACCCTGTTGGCCAAAGCCTTCTGCGCCTATGTCATCACTACCGTTGGCTCTGAAGAGAAACGTGAGGCCAGCCTGGCGTTGGGTGCCGACGTCTCCATCAACTATCGCACCGAAGATTTTGTCGAACGGACCAAAACCGCCACCAATGGCAAAGGGGCCGATGTCATCGTCGATTTGATCGCGGGGGATTACGTGGAGAAGAACTACCGTGCCGCCGCAATGGACGGGCGTATCGTACAGATCGGTACGCAAAACGGCGTAGTGAAAGAACTGAACCTGATGCCACTGCTGCTGAAGCGCCTGACCCATACCGGCTCAACGCTGCGGGCGCGCAGTGTGGAAGATAAAGCCCAGATCGCTGCCGAACTGGAACTGAAAGTGTGGCCGTTGCTGGAACGCGGGGAGTTAAAACCGCAGATTTTCCAGACGTTCCCGTTGGAGCAAGCCGCACAGGCCCATGCCTTGATGGAGTCCAGTGCGCATATCGGTAAAATTATGCTGACCCTGTAA
- a CDS encoding YidB family protein: MGLLDGLVGALSGGKGMDYSAILQWVEQQGGLPAILDKFRQGNLADVVASWIGTGENQPISGEHVEQALSTDAIAQLAGKLGIDPAQASALIAQYLPMITDKLSPNGQEPQGGDLMSAGMDLLKGKLFG; the protein is encoded by the coding sequence ATGGGATTATTGGATGGGTTAGTCGGGGCATTGAGCGGTGGTAAAGGTATGGATTACAGCGCCATCTTGCAGTGGGTTGAACAGCAAGGGGGGCTGCCGGCTATCCTGGACAAATTCCGCCAGGGAAATCTGGCGGACGTGGTCGCCTCCTGGATCGGTACGGGTGAAAATCAGCCAATCAGCGGTGAACACGTTGAGCAAGCGTTAAGTACCGATGCCATTGCACAACTGGCAGGCAAATTGGGGATCGATCCGGCGCAGGCTTCTGCCCTGATTGCCCAGTATTTGCCGATGATCACTGACAAACTGTCACCCAATGGTCAGGAGCCACAGGGCGGCGATCTGATGAGCGCCGGGATGGATTTGCTGAAAGGTAAACTGTTCGGCTGA
- a CDS encoding GlsB/YeaQ/YmgE family stress response membrane protein: MGIISWIVFGLIAGILAKWIMPGKDGGGFIMTVILGVVGAVVGGYISTFFGMGRVDGFNLGSFVVAVIGALVVLFVYRKIRS, encoded by the coding sequence ATGGGTATCATTTCCTGGATCGTTTTCGGGTTAATCGCTGGTATTTTGGCCAAGTGGATCATGCCGGGTAAAGACGGCGGCGGCTTTATCATGACCGTGATCCTGGGTGTGGTAGGTGCAGTTGTCGGCGGCTATATCAGTACCTTCTTCGGTATGGGCCGGGTTGATGGCTTTAACCTGGGCAGCTTTGTGGTTGCCGTTATCGGTGCTCTGGTGGTGCTTTTTGTCTACAGAAAGATCAGAAGCTAA
- a CDS encoding VOC family protein: protein MLIQPYLFFAGDCEQAVNFYAQQLNGNIEIMMRYQDIPAEEQQNGPPNADPESIMHARLVIGDNVIMASDGCPADPGGPTHSGYSLSILSENVEKGEEVFNRLAQGGSITMPFQPTFWAKGFGMLTDKFGVNWMVNVE from the coding sequence ATGTTGATTCAACCCTATCTGTTTTTTGCCGGTGACTGTGAGCAAGCGGTGAATTTTTATGCTCAGCAGCTAAACGGCAATATTGAAATCATGATGCGTTACCAAGATATTCCGGCAGAGGAGCAGCAAAATGGGCCGCCCAATGCCGATCCTGAGTCGATTATGCATGCCAGGCTGGTGATCGGGGATAACGTCATTATGGCATCGGATGGATGCCCGGCCGATCCAGGCGGGCCGACACATAGTGGGTATTCACTGTCGATCCTCAGTGAAAACGTCGAGAAAGGCGAGGAGGTGTTCAACCGGCTAGCCCAAGGTGGCAGCATCACCATGCCTTTCCAACCGACCTTCTGGGCCAAGGGCTTTGGCATGCTGACCGATAAGTTCGGTGTCAACTGGATGGTCAACGTCGAGTAG